In one Pirellulales bacterium genomic region, the following are encoded:
- a CDS encoding histidine kinase, with amino-acid sequence MRKRPIRIISRGGREKPSAATEALDELMQLRWIFVAVRRIRSMVRGEILKTLSLHLATFAAISATAEGWSALLQVLFNPWQRKTPPAFVDIWPYLLREQIVTFVIAYALILAATYVMESREKMARQNEELARAQLAALRSQMDPHFMFNTLNSIASLVYDRRGEAAVGMIVGLSELLRRSSEDSHRAQVTLQEEVEYLQRYIDIQKIRFGERLKVSIDIPDELLKVQVPSLLLQPLVENAIKHGVSKRRSGGEVRVAGMSREGTLHLTVYNDGPWDHEDMALARHRVGLGNLRTRLKILHGDRSSLLLQPAQDGGVEVIVTLPIQQS; translated from the coding sequence ATGCGAAAGCGTCCAATAAGGATCATCTCTCGCGGGGGGCGGGAAAAACCAAGCGCGGCCACTGAAGCGCTCGACGAACTCATGCAGCTGCGATGGATCTTTGTCGCTGTACGCCGTATCCGGTCGATGGTTCGCGGCGAGATTCTCAAGACGTTGAGCTTGCATCTCGCCACCTTCGCCGCGATCAGCGCGACGGCGGAAGGCTGGTCGGCGCTGCTCCAGGTCCTTTTCAATCCGTGGCAGCGAAAAACGCCGCCCGCCTTCGTAGACATCTGGCCCTACCTGCTTCGCGAGCAGATCGTGACGTTTGTGATCGCCTATGCGCTGATCCTGGCGGCAACGTACGTGATGGAGTCGCGTGAAAAAATGGCGCGGCAGAACGAGGAACTCGCCCGAGCACAACTTGCCGCGCTCAGGAGCCAGATGGACCCGCACTTCATGTTCAACACCCTGAATTCGATCGCCAGTCTGGTTTATGACCGGCGCGGCGAAGCGGCAGTTGGCATGATCGTCGGCTTGAGCGAGCTTCTGCGTCGCTCCTCGGAAGACTCTCACCGCGCACAGGTCACGCTGCAGGAGGAGGTAGAGTACCTGCAGCGCTACATCGACATCCAAAAAATACGTTTCGGCGAACGCCTTAAGGTGAGCATCGACATTCCCGATGAGCTACTCAAAGTCCAAGTCCCAAGTCTGCTGCTGCAGCCGTTGGTTGAGAATGCGATCAAGCACGGAGTGTCCAAGCGCCGATCAGGCGGCGAGGTTCGCGTCGCTGGCATGAGCCGCGAGGGAACGCTTCATTTGACGGTTTACAATGACGGTCCCTGGGACCATGAGGACATGGCGCTTGCTCGCCACCGCGTCGGTCTCGGCAATCTGCGTACACGTCTTAAGATTCTCCATGGCGACCGGTCCAGCCTATTGCTGCAGCCGGCCCAAGATGGCGGCGTCGAGGTCATTGTGACACTGCCCATACAGCAGTCATGA
- a CDS encoding MBL fold metallo-hydrolase — protein sequence MNLFRRTLISTSILSTLFALGLVVHSYSAAGAQAPQSIVFEDVTSVYHMKNVGKDIYAFIAPEPKAPIVSGNSAALIGSDAVLVVDSGHFPALTQRMIADIKSKTAKPVRYLVNTHWHEDHNVGNSVYAGAFPGLAIISTPFTRDSMNEYIPKSLQIELTQYPNYLEIARKRLQTGKKSDGSPVTEVDKVFYTNMIDVITKHTPQLKESHFLGPNVTFADQLHVDLGGREVMIFWPGNANTAGDVVVYVPDQKLLITGDILVWPVPYATPSYIGSWVKVLDKLLAMDVSVIVPGHGPVMHDKTYMKTVRQLLADLNDQVRQGIAQGLSLEQVKKKVTMQSYKDELTQGMPERVYAWDNFFIPAVESAWNEQKGIPIDENPFPAPAKK from the coding sequence GTGAATCTCTTTCGCAGGACATTGATTTCCACCTCAATTCTTTCAACCTTGTTCGCTCTGGGGTTGGTTGTACATTCCTATTCGGCGGCTGGGGCTCAGGCGCCACAGTCGATTGTTTTTGAGGACGTCACTTCCGTTTACCACATGAAGAATGTGGGCAAGGACATCTACGCCTTCATTGCCCCAGAACCCAAAGCACCCATTGTTAGCGGAAACTCGGCCGCCCTCATAGGATCGGATGCGGTGCTGGTGGTCGATTCGGGTCACTTCCCGGCCCTCACGCAACGCATGATTGCGGACATCAAGAGCAAAACCGCAAAGCCAGTTCGTTATCTAGTCAACACACACTGGCACGAAGATCACAATGTGGGCAACTCGGTCTACGCGGGCGCATTCCCAGGGTTAGCCATCATCAGTACGCCGTTCACCCGCGACTCCATGAACGAGTACATCCCGAAATCCTTGCAGATCGAGCTGACCCAATATCCGAACTACCTGGAGATAGCCCGGAAACGGCTGCAAACCGGCAAGAAGTCCGACGGCTCGCCCGTGACCGAAGTCGACAAAGTTTTTTACACAAACATGATCGATGTCATCACCAAGCACACTCCGCAACTGAAAGAGTCGCACTTCCTAGGGCCGAATGTCACCTTTGCCGACCAGTTGCACGTTGATCTCGGCGGTCGGGAAGTGATGATATTTTGGCCGGGCAACGCCAACACAGCGGGCGATGTCGTTGTTTACGTCCCGGACCAAAAGTTATTGATCACTGGCGACATTCTGGTCTGGCCCGTGCCTTACGCAACCCCGTCTTATATCGGCAGCTGGGTCAAAGTTCTCGACAAGCTGCTGGCGATGGACGTTTCCGTCATCGTTCCGGGGCATGGCCCGGTCATGCACGACAAAACCTACATGAAAACCGTGCGCCAGCTTCTGGCTGATTTGAATGACCAAGTCAGGCAAGGGATCGCACAGGGGCTCTCCCTGGAGCAGGTCAAGAAAAAAGTCACCATGCAGTCCTACAAAGATGAGCTTACGCAGGGAATGCCAGAACGCGTTTATGCCTGGGACAATTTCTTCATCCCCGCGGTCGAGAGCGCATGGAACGAACAAAAAGGTATCCCTATAGACGAGAATCCATTTCCAGCGCCCGCGAAAAAGTGA
- a CDS encoding DJ-1/PfpI family protein, producing MAILLFNGAQLIDFAGPWEVFGTAGWLVYTAAEKKDMLTAVFGEKIIPDYTFEESPKADVLLVPGGGVWDEAIKNARLIEWMQQKSKEARYVISVCTGAFLLQRAGLLAGQTVTTTYGMIDDLAGPDTKVVYNRRFVSNGKIVTTAGLSAGIDGALQVVSLMKGLGTAQAVALDMEYNWDPAGGYARAALADRFLPDGLAYGKPNVQGAKAELISTAGDREYWETKILISEPHTLGEVLDILQARILANKGKSGMFKPVFHIPGGTRIIARTSSGFSWAFMDDDRKDWTGQCAVVASPKEKDRFVATLLLRHT from the coding sequence GTGGCAATCCTCCTTTTCAACGGAGCACAGCTAATCGATTTCGCTGGACCTTGGGAGGTATTCGGCACCGCAGGCTGGCTTGTCTATACGGCTGCAGAAAAAAAGGACATGTTGACGGCAGTGTTCGGGGAAAAAATCATTCCCGACTACACCTTCGAGGAAAGTCCCAAAGCGGATGTCTTACTCGTTCCAGGAGGCGGCGTCTGGGACGAAGCCATTAAAAATGCCCGCCTCATTGAATGGATGCAACAGAAAAGCAAGGAAGCCCGTTATGTGATTTCAGTCTGCACGGGAGCGTTTCTATTGCAGAGGGCCGGGTTGCTCGCAGGGCAAACCGTGACCACGACCTACGGTATGATCGATGACCTTGCCGGTCCCGACACGAAGGTGGTCTACAACCGACGTTTTGTCAGCAACGGTAAAATCGTGACCACCGCTGGACTGTCAGCGGGCATTGACGGAGCTCTTCAGGTAGTGTCCCTCATGAAAGGGTTAGGAACAGCACAGGCGGTGGCACTCGACATGGAGTATAACTGGGACCCGGCGGGCGGCTACGCCCGAGCGGCATTAGCCGATCGCTTCCTCCCGGATGGCCTGGCCTACGGCAAACCAAATGTTCAGGGAGCCAAAGCTGAATTGATCTCCACTGCCGGCGATCGGGAATATTGGGAAACAAAAATCTTGATATCGGAACCGCACACGCTTGGCGAGGTTCTAGACATCCTTCAGGCCCGCATCCTTGCCAACAAGGGAAAATCTGGAATGTTCAAGCCCGTCTTTCATATTCCCGGCGGCACCCGAATCATCGCCAGAACTTCCTCCGGTTTCTCATGGGCGTTTATGGATGATGACCGGAAAGACTGGACCGGCCAATGTGCGGTGGTTGCCAGTCCCAAAGAAAAGGACAGGTTTGTTGCGACCCTGTTGCTTCGCCATACCTGA
- a CDS encoding molybdopterin cofactor-binding domain-containing protein: MDRRNFLKKGTAGAAVLAVGFSWDAQGRSTSRRKGTTLQPNAWLRIGSDDQITVLAEKPEVGQGSRTYIAMMIAEELEVDWSSIRVEQAPTIPSIYKGLHTGGSGGVQASFMPMRRAGAQAREMLRKAAAQQWGVAEQECRADRGFILHARSNRRLRYGQLVETASQIKVHGDPALKPPRDFQFIGRPIPRLDLPSKVDGSAVFGIDVRLPGMLFAVIARCPHFGGRLASYNADLAKKVAGVRAVFPVAPLPRRFNTAGGVAVVAESSWTAIQARKLLKLNWEKGPGGDETTESLRSAMQRQLHVPATFVAAQRGDPITILSEAKTIFEAEYESPFQAHATMEPMNTTVHVREREIEVWSPTQFADEIQTEIIELSGFSRDGVIIHMTLSGGSFGRRYQWDYAAEAWQIAKEIHNPVQLLWTREDDMQHDFYRPYNVQRLTAGIGGHNQLTSWSTRIVSTPIAGSNLYTGYVESPEALRDPETIAALEWYGADIKPYAIPNFRLDYVPAQSIVPRSWWRSVSSSYTAFAKECFVDELAHLLKRDALDFRLSLLSDTSALTQRLRVVLELATAKAGWGKRLPTGRGLGLSCRVGDTCSAQVAEVSVDAQGSVRVLRVVSAVDCGIAVNPDGVRAMTEGAINFALSTVLTAQITIKDGAVEQSNFHDYRVLRLNEAPEIQVHIVPSIADPSGVGELGAMLLPPAVVNAIFAATGIRVRRLPIDPKSLST, translated from the coding sequence GTGGATCGTCGCAATTTTCTCAAGAAAGGGACCGCCGGCGCCGCGGTTCTTGCGGTCGGCTTTAGCTGGGACGCGCAAGGGAGGAGCACTTCTCGCCGCAAGGGCACTACGTTGCAACCCAACGCCTGGCTGCGAATCGGTTCAGACGATCAGATCACTGTGCTGGCGGAAAAACCGGAGGTTGGTCAGGGGTCCAGAACCTACATCGCGATGATGATCGCGGAGGAGTTGGAGGTGGACTGGTCGAGCATTCGCGTTGAGCAAGCGCCAACCATCCCGTCGATATATAAAGGGCTTCATACCGGCGGAAGCGGAGGCGTACAGGCTTCCTTCATGCCGATGCGAAGAGCCGGTGCACAAGCCCGAGAAATGCTGCGTAAAGCAGCGGCACAGCAGTGGGGTGTCGCAGAGCAAGAGTGCCGCGCCGACCGAGGATTCATTCTGCATGCCCGCTCCAATCGACGGCTTCGATATGGGCAACTCGTAGAGACCGCCTCGCAGATTAAGGTGCATGGCGATCCGGCACTTAAACCGCCCCGGGACTTTCAATTTATCGGCCGCCCCATCCCTCGACTCGATCTGCCAAGCAAGGTGGATGGCAGCGCCGTGTTCGGCATCGACGTGCGCCTGCCTGGGATGTTGTTCGCAGTGATTGCGAGATGTCCCCATTTCGGCGGCAGACTAGCAAGCTACAACGCGGATCTTGCAAAGAAGGTCGCGGGGGTACGCGCTGTGTTCCCTGTTGCCCCCCTTCCGCGCCGCTTCAATACTGCAGGCGGCGTGGCGGTGGTCGCAGAGTCGAGTTGGACGGCAATTCAGGCACGCAAGTTACTAAAACTGAATTGGGAAAAAGGCCCGGGCGGTGACGAAACAACCGAATCGCTTCGCAGCGCCATGCAGCGTCAGCTTCACGTGCCAGCGACATTTGTTGCCGCTCAACGCGGGGACCCGATCACGATCTTATCCGAAGCCAAAACGATATTCGAAGCCGAATACGAGTCTCCTTTCCAAGCGCACGCGACCATGGAGCCGATGAACACAACGGTCCATGTCAGGGAGCGAGAAATCGAAGTATGGTCGCCCACGCAATTCGCTGACGAGATTCAAACGGAAATCATCGAGCTATCCGGGTTTTCCCGTGACGGGGTAATTATCCACATGACTCTTTCGGGCGGTTCGTTTGGACGTCGCTACCAATGGGATTACGCCGCCGAAGCCTGGCAGATCGCCAAGGAGATACATAATCCAGTCCAGCTGCTTTGGACGCGCGAAGACGACATGCAGCACGATTTTTACCGACCGTACAATGTGCAGCGATTGACGGCCGGGATCGGCGGGCACAACCAGCTAACCTCGTGGTCTACTCGCATAGTCAGCACGCCCATTGCTGGAAGTAATCTATATACCGGATATGTCGAGTCCCCTGAAGCATTGCGCGATCCTGAAACGATCGCAGCCCTTGAGTGGTATGGCGCAGACATCAAACCTTATGCCATCCCAAACTTTCGACTCGACTATGTCCCGGCGCAATCGATCGTACCACGTTCGTGGTGGCGCTCCGTCTCATCGTCATATACCGCATTCGCAAAGGAATGCTTCGTGGACGAACTGGCCCATCTCCTAAAACGCGACGCGCTCGATTTCCGTCTGAGTCTCCTATCTGACACCTCAGCACTCACACAGCGGCTTCGCGTTGTCTTAGAACTCGCGACCGCGAAGGCAGGCTGGGGCAAGCGGCTGCCGACAGGTCGTGGGCTCGGTCTTTCGTGTCGAGTCGGAGATACCTGCAGCGCCCAGGTCGCTGAGGTTTCCGTCGATGCGCAGGGAAGCGTGCGGGTGCTGCGCGTCGTGAGCGCGGTTGACTGCGGCATTGCTGTCAATCCGGATGGTGTGCGCGCCATGACCGAAGGCGCCATCAATTTCGCATTATCCACGGTGCTCACTGCGCAAATTACAATCAAAGATGGCGCTGTAGAGCAAAGCAACTTCCACGACTACCGTGTACTTCGTCTAAACGAGGCTCCCGAAATTCAAGTTCACATTGTCCCAAGCATCGCTGATCCGAGCGGGGTAGGGGAACTGGGTGCGATGCTGCTGCCGCCCGCAGTCGTCAACGCGATCTTTGCAGCCACCGGCATTCGCGTGAGGCGTTTGCCCATCGATCCAAAATCTCTTTCTACATAG
- a CDS encoding histidine kinase, protein MDARLVTESSMQIDWTRRISLFGGWALLALIFATQWYAYDSARAIRNPFAYYLGWSCYLWAQAPIVVWLSRRFPFQKMFWTRALAVHLVAGCVLTALMIFLEASIGLMRSTHDISFRVAMRHYYSQHAQICLFTYWFLMAGIEFYRVRDHARRKELQTARLEVRLAQARMDALRAQLQPHFLFNTLNAATTLIYEDPPGAEDVLLRLSELLRATLQQSQSQEICLREEIELLECYVGIQKHRYGERLHFNFEIDDNLLEATVPTFVLQPLVENAIRHGIAKRKGEDVVSVQVSREESNIVLVVKNNNSVLDEPPDRLMSRGIGLSNTADRLRELYGADQSFRIQGLEPTGVMVILRLPAKSPFSADNLVNPAATL, encoded by the coding sequence ATGGACGCTCGTCTCGTAACAGAGTCTTCGATGCAGATCGACTGGACCCGGCGTATATCGCTGTTCGGCGGTTGGGCTCTGTTGGCACTGATTTTTGCAACACAGTGGTACGCCTATGACAGCGCCAGAGCGATCCGAAATCCATTCGCCTATTACCTGGGGTGGTCTTGCTATCTATGGGCTCAAGCGCCGATTGTTGTATGGTTATCGCGGCGATTCCCATTTCAGAAGATGTTCTGGACGCGAGCGCTCGCAGTACATCTTGTTGCCGGATGCGTACTCACCGCGCTCATGATATTTTTGGAAGCGAGCATCGGCTTAATGCGCTCCACGCACGATATTTCGTTTAGAGTCGCGATGCGTCATTACTACAGTCAGCACGCACAGATCTGCTTGTTTACATACTGGTTTCTAATGGCGGGAATTGAATTCTATCGCGTCCGCGATCATGCCCGCAGGAAAGAGTTACAAACGGCTCGCCTCGAAGTGCGTTTAGCCCAAGCACGAATGGATGCTCTGCGCGCTCAGCTGCAGCCACATTTCCTGTTTAATACCCTAAATGCTGCAACGACACTCATTTACGAAGACCCTCCAGGAGCTGAGGATGTCTTGCTGCGCTTGAGCGAACTGCTACGAGCCACATTACAGCAATCGCAGTCGCAAGAGATCTGTTTGCGTGAGGAGATCGAACTCCTAGAGTGCTATGTCGGAATCCAGAAGCATCGCTATGGCGAGCGGCTGCATTTCAATTTCGAAATCGACGATAACCTGCTCGAGGCCACAGTCCCTACATTTGTCCTTCAGCCGCTGGTAGAAAACGCCATCCGCCACGGTATCGCAAAACGCAAAGGTGAGGATGTCGTGTCTGTTCAGGTATCGCGCGAGGAGTCGAACATAGTGCTCGTCGTCAAGAATAACAACAGTGTGCTTGACGAACCTCCAGATCGATTGATGTCGCGCGGCATCGGCCTATCGAATACCGCAGACCGGTTGCGCGAATTATATGGTGCGGATCAGTCGTTTCGAATCCAGGGTTTGGAACCCACGGGTGTCATGGTCATCCTGCGCCTTCCGGCAAAATCCCCTTTTAGTGCAGATAATCTTGTGAATCCAGCGGCGACACTGTGA
- a CDS encoding response regulator, which translates to MVDDEAPARRYLTLLLRSDPDVASVIECESGLEAIEEIRRSRPALVFLDVQMPECDGFDVLEMLGADLPETVIFVTAYDAYALRAFEAGALDYILKPFNDTRFKRALERAKRRLARGSPYHAQPVSRIAVKSRGQTLS; encoded by the coding sequence GTGGTTGATGACGAGGCTCCGGCGCGTCGGTACCTGACTCTACTGTTGCGCAGCGATCCAGATGTCGCATCGGTGATTGAATGCGAATCCGGCTTGGAGGCCATTGAGGAGATCAGGCGGTCGCGGCCCGCGCTTGTGTTCTTGGATGTGCAAATGCCCGAATGCGACGGGTTCGACGTGCTCGAGATGCTGGGTGCGGATTTGCCGGAAACCGTCATCTTTGTGACTGCCTACGACGCTTATGCTCTGCGCGCCTTCGAGGCGGGCGCGCTCGATTACATCTTGAAGCCTTTCAATGACACGCGTTTCAAGCGCGCGCTCGAGCGCGCCAAGAGAAGACTTGCCCGAGGATCCCCGTACCATGCCCAGCCGGTTAGTCGGATCGCAGTAAAAAGCCGCGGGCAGACACTTTCTTGA
- a CDS encoding restriction endonuclease, translated as MTSLSAWRDYQLKTAEFFCRLGLGAAVESLVDGARGRHKIDVLVQGKYHGIEFRWIVECKDWKANVPKEKVMALASIVQDVGADRGFLLSEKGFQSGAVRAAAKTNITLTSLADLSEATEEHFLDAAIGALNWRLIKARNRLRDIKKREYDDEFFPPTVTVGAELMILESMLEDAAKGEYPIIYNKGNSRIESVDELLVYANNIISSAEKWQPPTS; from the coding sequence ATGACTTCTCTTTCGGCGTGGCGGGACTATCAACTGAAGACTGCAGAATTCTTTTGCCGTTTAGGGCTCGGCGCAGCTGTCGAGTCACTTGTGGACGGCGCCCGGGGGCGTCACAAAATCGATGTTCTTGTACAGGGTAAGTACCACGGTATCGAGTTTCGCTGGATTGTGGAATGCAAGGATTGGAAGGCCAACGTACCAAAGGAGAAGGTAATGGCGCTCGCGTCAATTGTTCAGGACGTCGGTGCAGATCGGGGGTTCTTACTTTCCGAAAAGGGCTTCCAGAGCGGCGCCGTGCGCGCCGCTGCGAAGACGAATATAACCCTAACGAGCTTGGCCGACCTCAGTGAGGCGACCGAAGAACACTTTCTTGATGCAGCGATTGGTGCGCTGAACTGGCGGCTCATTAAGGCGCGTAACCGCCTTCGCGATATAAAGAAGCGAGAGTACGACGATGAATTCTTTCCACCAACCGTCACTGTTGGAGCTGAATTGATGATCCTTGAGTCTATGCTTGAAGATGCGGCTAAAGGCGAATACCCGATAATTTATAATAAGGGCAACAGCCGGATCGAGTCGGTAGACGAATTGCTCGTGTATGCAAACAACATCATAAGCTCCGCTGAAAAATGGCAACCCCCGACTTCTTAA
- a CDS encoding DEAD/DEAH box helicase family protein — protein MKKDIPTLDYLTVQQAARYLGVSAQTLRRWDAEGKLKSVRHPGNDYRYYKQSDLEPLRLDYQRAEQINPGRFFSSAPVDIDTNQRLREPQRDAHKAVRQHFETKKDGVIIQIPVGCGKTGLIATLPFQIAAGRVLVIAPNTTIRKGIAEALEIGNAKFFLGNRKVLTRFSEGPFVAVLDGPNANIHDCTESQYIITNIQQLASSADRWLPQFPPKFFDMILVDEGHHNVAESWRKVFERFPEAKVVSLTATPFRSDGQRVTGEVIYRYAYAKAMLAGYIKQIHSINVAPAEIYFTYRGDTKRHSLKEVLELREESWFRRGVALAPECNTHIVDASIKRMRDLRAETGQKQQIIAAACSIDHARQVRGLYEQRGIKAREIYSDMDAEQQESVLAQLEDFRIDCIVQVQMLGEGFDHPPLSVAAVFRPFRSLSPYVQFVGRIMRVMFQDDASNPANHGYVVSHVGLNNDANWRDFREFDLQDQQVFRDWLEAQVEEPIVPGDEGGGHPRRFDQGMDVHNEIISEDFVRQSFLDPNDDRVIDRILEAKIPGTRLTFSSMMSRDQARAMLKEAQEKQLAGVAETFPVSPQKRRQAARKRLEERARSVAARVLKDLGLTPVGYDVPKKIASVRGSRNNLIGVTRMIHSAVNERLKIEKKTRADVPREGMETALHDLDAIGDNVREALKQALKRNGKS, from the coding sequence ATGAAAAAAGACATTCCAACCCTGGACTATCTCACCGTGCAGCAGGCGGCGCGATATCTGGGGGTTTCAGCGCAAACACTCCGTCGTTGGGACGCCGAAGGGAAATTGAAATCCGTGCGACACCCCGGCAATGACTATCGCTACTACAAGCAGTCCGATTTGGAACCGCTGCGGCTCGACTACCAACGCGCCGAGCAGATTAATCCGGGCCGATTTTTTAGTTCGGCGCCCGTCGATATTGACACCAATCAACGCCTCCGGGAACCCCAACGCGACGCGCACAAGGCCGTGCGACAACACTTCGAAACGAAAAAAGACGGCGTTATCATTCAAATTCCCGTTGGCTGTGGAAAGACCGGCCTCATAGCGACGTTGCCGTTTCAAATTGCCGCCGGTCGCGTCCTGGTGATTGCACCCAATACCACCATTCGCAAAGGAATCGCCGAGGCGCTCGAAATCGGCAACGCGAAATTCTTTCTCGGCAACCGCAAAGTGTTGACTAGGTTCAGCGAGGGTCCCTTCGTTGCGGTACTCGACGGACCCAATGCGAATATCCACGATTGTACCGAGAGTCAGTACATCATCACTAATATTCAGCAACTGGCGAGCTCGGCAGATCGCTGGTTACCGCAATTTCCTCCAAAGTTTTTTGACATGATTTTGGTCGATGAAGGTCACCATAACGTAGCCGAGAGTTGGCGGAAGGTGTTTGAGCGTTTCCCGGAGGCGAAGGTAGTCAGCCTTACCGCAACGCCATTCCGAAGCGACGGCCAGCGAGTGACCGGTGAGGTGATTTACCGTTACGCCTATGCCAAGGCAATGCTTGCAGGCTATATCAAGCAAATTCACTCGATCAACGTCGCGCCGGCCGAAATCTACTTTACCTATCGTGGTGACACGAAACGTCACAGCCTCAAAGAGGTCCTTGAGCTGCGCGAGGAATCGTGGTTTCGCCGAGGCGTCGCGCTTGCGCCCGAATGTAATACACATATCGTCGACGCAAGCATCAAGCGCATGCGCGACCTACGCGCGGAGACTGGCCAGAAGCAGCAGATTATTGCAGCGGCTTGTTCGATCGACCATGCCCGACAAGTTCGCGGTCTCTACGAGCAACGCGGCATCAAAGCGCGAGAGATCTACAGCGACATGGACGCGGAGCAGCAAGAGAGCGTACTAGCGCAACTGGAGGATTTCCGGATTGATTGCATCGTGCAGGTACAGATGCTCGGTGAAGGCTTTGATCATCCGCCGCTCAGCGTTGCTGCGGTATTCCGACCTTTTCGCAGTCTGTCCCCGTACGTGCAATTCGTTGGCCGCATCATGCGGGTGATGTTTCAGGATGATGCATCGAATCCCGCCAATCACGGGTATGTTGTATCGCACGTTGGGCTTAACAATGACGCTAATTGGCGCGATTTTCGGGAATTCGATCTGCAAGACCAGCAAGTGTTTCGAGATTGGCTCGAAGCCCAGGTAGAAGAGCCCATTGTGCCAGGCGATGAGGGTGGCGGTCATCCTCGGCGCTTTGATCAGGGCATGGACGTGCACAATGAGATCATCAGCGAAGACTTCGTCCGACAATCATTTCTTGATCCGAACGATGACCGCGTAATTGACCGCATTTTGGAAGCAAAAATCCCTGGTACCCGACTGACTTTTAGTTCGATGATGTCCCGCGATCAGGCGCGCGCGATGCTAAAGGAGGCGCAAGAGAAGCAGCTCGCCGGCGTCGCGGAGACTTTTCCCGTCTCGCCTCAAAAGCGCAGGCAAGCTGCTCGAAAGCGCCTTGAGGAGCGCGCGCGCTCGGTGGCGGCACGAGTATTGAAGGACTTGGGCCTGACGCCAGTGGGCTATGACGTCCCCAAGAAGATCGCTTCTGTAAGAGGCTCGAGGAACAATCTAATTGGCGTCACTCGCATGATCCACTCGGCTGTGAACGAGCGACTGAAAATCGAGAAAAAGACGCGCGCTGACGTTCCGCGTGAAGGAATGGAAACAGCGCTGCACGATCTTGATGCTATCGGCGATAACGTAAGGGAGGCGCTTAAACAAGCGCTGAAAAGAAATGGCAAAAGTTAA
- a CDS encoding NAD-dependent epimerase/dehydratase family protein produces MDRRSFLKSTSMAGALSGLGLFSSVPTWASATPKRILVLGGSFFLGPALVEAAIAEGHTVTLFNRGVTNPDLFPHVEKLRGNRSSDPSDQDLSALTHRHFDVVVDVWPSDPALAHSAALFLKDRVGHYVYVSSIAAYDSKEFSRAGIDETAPLIPWNGPGRPYNRGKAESERRLKSVLDPKLTIVRPGPIKGDRDTTPDLLTWLMRAQSGGQRIGPGDGSDPVELVDVKDVARFLLLAINHSLLGVYNLTGRSMRFQDFLALCNTATDSDSEFVWVPQSFLRQQGLETDDALGLFAGNFPLWRPSGANSGLFQISSEKAFRSGWQTRPFEETALDCLSYFRSRREHLDWDDYLPAAKERQVLAAWANRS; encoded by the coding sequence ATGGACCGCAGGAGTTTTCTGAAATCCACATCGATGGCGGGGGCTCTGTCAGGCTTGGGCTTGTTTTCTTCGGTTCCGACATGGGCTAGTGCGACTCCCAAACGAATCCTCGTGCTGGGGGGCTCTTTTTTTCTGGGACCAGCTCTCGTCGAGGCAGCGATTGCCGAAGGACACACCGTCACATTGTTTAATCGTGGTGTAACCAATCCCGATCTATTCCCTCACGTCGAGAAGCTCAGGGGAAATCGTAGCAGCGATCCTTCTGATCAAGACCTTTCCGCGCTTACACACCGGCATTTCGACGTGGTGGTCGATGTCTGGCCTTCGGATCCGGCACTGGCGCACTCCGCCGCCTTGTTTCTGAAGGACCGGGTCGGTCACTATGTGTACGTTTCATCTATCGCCGCCTATGACTCCAAGGAATTCTCCAGAGCGGGTATCGATGAGACTGCCCCTTTGATCCCCTGGAATGGGCCAGGCCGACCGTATAATCGAGGGAAGGCGGAGAGCGAGAGACGTCTAAAATCGGTTCTCGATCCTAAACTGACGATTGTCCGTCCGGGACCGATTAAAGGCGATCGTGACACCACGCCGGATCTGCTTACCTGGTTGATGCGAGCCCAAAGCGGCGGGCAGCGCATTGGCCCGGGAGACGGTAGCGATCCGGTGGAACTGGTCGACGTAAAAGATGTGGCTCGATTTCTACTCTTGGCCATCAACCATTCGCTGTTAGGCGTTTACAACCTCACCGGTCGCTCGATGCGCTTTCAGGATTTCTTGGCCCTCTGCAATACCGCTACAGATTCCGATAGCGAGTTCGTGTGGGTTCCACAAAGCTTTCTTCGTCAACAGGGGCTGGAGACAGACGACGCGTTGGGATTATTTGCGGGCAATTTCCCGCTCTGGCGCCCTTCCGGAGCGAACTCCGGTCTGTTTCAAATCAGCAGCGAGAAGGCGTTTCGGAGTGGGTGGCAGACAAGACCGTTTGAGGAGACCGCTCTTGACTGCTTGTCTTACTTTCGTTCCAGGAGGGAGCATCTGGACTGGGACGACTATCTTCCCGCCGCCAAGGAGAGGCAAGTACTCGCGGCCTGGGCGAATCGTTCGTGA